One window of Leopardus geoffroyi isolate Oge1 chromosome B3, O.geoffroyi_Oge1_pat1.0, whole genome shotgun sequence genomic DNA carries:
- the INSM2 gene encoding insulinoma-associated protein 2 — protein sequence MPRGFLVKRTKRTGGSYRVRLAERIFPLLGPQGAPPFPEEASSAPQPGAEQVAPPTLEEAAAARELSGSSCQAARVSPGEGGQEGAAEWRADGREGPGPSPSPTKPAGVELRRAFLERCLSSPVSAESFPGGAAAVAAFSSSAAPAAAPTSGEQLLLPLRAPFPEPEFHPDPAPLSVTLQGLKRAAGNERRAKAPPGCASGPAAAGVKKPKAMRKLSFADEVTTSPVLGLKIKEEEPGAPSRGLGGSRTPLGEFICQLCKEQYADPFALAQHRCSRIVRVEYRCPECDKVFSCPANLASHRRWHKPRPAAANAATVSSADGKPPPSSASPDSGAVASFLAEGKENSRAEHTADQHLQARDSSRAEQHQDSAPHPGLQVSHPEPPLPQVPYTEGMLGRRVPGPGSASGVGGPEIFMCPYCHKKFRRQAYLRKHLGTHEAGSARALAPGFGSEHGAPLAFACPLCGAHFPSADIRDKHRLWHAVREELLLPALAGAPPEAPSPGGASDGSAQQIFSCKHCPSTFFSSPGLTRHINKCHPSESRQVLLLQMPLRPGC from the coding sequence ATGCCGAGGGGCTTCCTGGTAAAGCGAACTAAACGGACAGGGGGCTCCTACCGAGTGCGCCTAGCTGAGCGGATCTTCCCACTGCTGGGGCCCCAGGGGGCGCCGCCCTTCCCCGAGGAGGCTTCCAGTGCTCCCCAGCCAGGTGCGGAGCAGGTGGCACCCCCCACCCTGGAGGAGGCGGCGGCAGCCCGCGAGCTGTCGGGGTCGTCCTGTCAGGCGGCTAGGGTGAGCCCAGGGGAGGGCGGGCAGGAAGGTGCTGCGGAGTGGAGGGCGGATGGCAGGGAGGGCCCcgggcccagccccagccccaccaagCCGGCGGGCGTGGAGCTGCGCCGGGCATTCCTGGAGCGCTGCCTCAGCTCACCCGTCTCTGCAGAGTCCTTCCCCGGGGGTGCCGCCGCGGTGGCTGCTTTCTCCAGCTCGGCGGCGCCAGCAGCTGCACCGACCTCCGGGGAGCAGCTCCTGCTGCCGCTCCGGGCACCATTCCCAGAGCCAGAGTTCCATCCAGACCCTGCGCCCCTCTCGGTCACCCTGCAAGGCCTAAAGCGGGCCGCTGGCAACGAGCGCCGTGCCAAGGCACCTCCGGGCTGCGCGTCTGGACCCGCGGCCGCCGGAGTCAAGAAGCCAAAGGCCATGAGGAAGTTGAGCTTCGCAGATGAAGTGACCACGTCCCCTGTTCTGGGCCTGAAGATCAAGGAGGAGGAGCCCGGAGCACCGTCCAGGGGCCTGGGGGGCAGCCGCACACCACTGGGGGAGTTTATCTGCCAGCTATGCAAGGAGCAGTACGCGGACCCCTTCGCTCTGGCTCAGCACCGCTGCTCCCGCATCGTACGCGTCGAATACCGCTGCCCTGAGTGTGACAAGGTCTTCAGCTGCCCTGCGAACCTCGCCTCCCATCGCCGTTGGCACAAGCCCCGTCCCGCAGCGGCAAATGCTGCCACAGTCTCTTCAGCCGACGGGAAGCCACCTCCTTCCTCAGCCTCCCCAGACTCTGGGGCTGTTGCATCTTTCTTGGCGGAGGGGAAGGAGAACAGCCGGGCAGAGCACACGGCGGATCAGCACCTGCAGGCGAGGGACAGCTCCAGGGCGGAGCAGCACCAGGACAGCGCCCCACACCCGGGCCTCCAGGTGTCCCACCCCGAGCCACCGCTGCCTCAGGTCCCCTATACGGAGGGGATGTTGGGGCGCCGGGTGCCTGGGCCAGGCAGTGCCAGTGGTGTCGGGGGACCCGAGATCTTCATGTGCCCATATTGCCACAAAAAGTTCCGTCGCCAAGCCTATCTGCGCAAGCACCTAGGCACTCACGAGGCAGGCTCTGCTCGTGCACTTGCCCCGGGCTTTGGCTCTGAACACGGTGCCCCGCTCGCCTTCGCTTGCCCGCTGTGCGGGGCCCACTTCCCTTCCGCAGACATCAGGGACAAGCACCGGTTGTGGCACGCGGTCCGCGAGGAGCTGCTCCTGCCTGCTCTGGCTGGGGCCCCCCCTGAAGCTCCAAGCCCAGGCGGGGCATCCGACGGGAGTGCTCAGCAAATTTTCTCGTGCAAACACTGCCCGTCCACTTTTTTTAGCTCCCCGGGGCTGACCCGGCACATAAATAAGTGCCACCCCTCAGAAAGTCGGCAGGTACTGCTGCTGCAGATGCCGTTGCGGCCTGGCTGTTGA